The proteins below come from a single Afipia felis ATCC 53690 genomic window:
- the soxA gene encoding sulfur oxidation c-type cytochrome SoxA — protein MRGLALLVALATLAGPHMVRAEVTTSSPEKDFQAFRKFFTDKFPKVELNDFANGPYSMNEGLRKQWIEKEVFPPYDFALDKGKELFEKPFKNGKTFADCFENKGIGVRQNYPYFDDKTNQVVTLEVAVNQCLEKNGEQPYNYMKDDMAAVTAYMAYTSRGKPFDIKIPKDNPKALEAYEKGKQYFYQRRGQFNFSCASCHVQAPGEHIRAEVLAPALGILNAMPIYRSEWGGMGTTSRRFTTCNSQVRGVPLKPQDPEYRNVEYYLSYMANGIPITGPGARP, from the coding sequence ATGCGTGGGCTCGCATTGTTGGTAGCGTTGGCGACACTCGCAGGTCCGCACATGGTGCGGGCCGAAGTGACGACATCGTCGCCGGAGAAGGATTTTCAGGCCTTCCGGAAATTCTTTACGGACAAGTTTCCGAAGGTTGAACTCAATGATTTTGCCAACGGTCCCTATTCGATGAATGAGGGATTGCGGAAGCAGTGGATCGAGAAGGAAGTCTTCCCGCCCTACGATTTCGCGCTCGACAAGGGCAAGGAGCTGTTCGAGAAGCCCTTCAAGAACGGCAAGACGTTTGCCGATTGTTTCGAGAACAAGGGCATTGGTGTTCGTCAGAACTATCCTTACTTCGACGACAAGACCAATCAGGTCGTCACGCTTGAAGTCGCCGTCAATCAATGCCTCGAGAAGAACGGCGAGCAACCCTACAATTACATGAAGGACGACATGGCGGCGGTGACGGCCTATATGGCCTACACATCGCGCGGCAAGCCGTTCGACATCAAGATTCCGAAGGACAATCCGAAGGCGCTGGAAGCTTACGAAAAGGGTAAGCAGTATTTCTATCAGCGTCGCGGGCAGTTCAATTTCTCCTGCGCGAGCTGCCACGTTCAGGCGCCGGGCGAGCACATCCGGGCCGAAGTCCTCGCGCCTGCGCTGGGCATCCTCAACGCGATGCCGATCTATCGCTCCGAATGGGGCGGGATGGGCACGACCAGCCGCCGCTTCACGACCTGCAACAGCCAGGTGCGTGGTGTGCCGCTGAAGCCGCAGGACCCCGAATACCGCAACGTCGAGTATTATCTGTCGTACATGGCCAACGGGATCCCGATCACGGGTCCGGGCGCGCGGCCGTAG
- the soxZ gene encoding thiosulfate oxidation carrier complex protein SoxZ: MASTIRVRAIAGADTTEVQALVQHPMDSGFVKDSKGELIPAHHIETVQFETGGKTVFTALWGPAVSKDPFVKFAFKGGKKGDDLKITWVDNKGATDTTTAKIM, from the coding sequence ATGGCATCGACTATTCGCGTACGCGCCATCGCTGGCGCCGACACCACCGAAGTTCAGGCGCTGGTGCAGCACCCGATGGACTCCGGTTTCGTCAAGGATTCCAAGGGCGAACTCATCCCGGCTCATCACATCGAGACGGTTCAGTTCGAGACCGGCGGCAAGACGGTTTTCACCGCGCTGTGGGGCCCGGCCGTCTCCAAGGATCCGTTCGTCAAGTTCGCCTTCAAAGGCGGCAAGAAGGGCGACGACCTGAAGATCACCTGGGTTGACAATAAAGGTGCTACGGACACCACGACCGCCAAGATTATGTGA
- the soxY gene encoding thiosulfate oxidation carrier protein SoxY: MFIAKLPDLRTSRRSLLKGAALATVFGASLNVMRSVAAFAADAAGWPADAFKQKNEADALKALYGKSAEASDKVKLDAPEIAENGAVVPISVSSTLPKVTAISVLVLENPYALAASYKIPEGTLPSVSNRLKMAKTSKVVAIVEADGKLYSATKEVKVTVGGCGG, from the coding sequence ATGTTTATCGCAAAACTTCCCGACCTGCGCACGTCGCGCAGAAGTCTGTTGAAGGGAGCCGCGCTTGCGACGGTGTTCGGCGCGAGCCTCAACGTCATGCGCTCGGTCGCGGCGTTCGCGGCCGATGCCGCGGGCTGGCCGGCCGATGCCTTCAAGCAGAAGAACGAAGCCGACGCTCTCAAGGCGCTGTATGGCAAGTCGGCCGAAGCGTCCGACAAGGTCAAGCTCGATGCGCCTGAGATCGCCGAGAACGGCGCTGTCGTGCCGATCAGCGTCAGTTCGACGTTGCCGAAGGTAACGGCGATTTCGGTGCTGGTGCTTGAGAATCCTTATGCGCTCGCTGCGTCGTATAAGATTCCTGAAGGTACGCTGCCGTCGGTGTCCAACCGCCTGAAGATGGCCAAGACCAGCAAGGTCGTCGCCATCGTCGAGGCGGATGGCAAGCTCTACAGCGCGACCAAGGAAGTGAAGGTCACTGTCGGCGGCTGCGGCGGCTGA
- the soxX gene encoding sulfur oxidation c-type cytochrome SoxX, producing the protein MHFNRLHLATAATLIVLSAPVAAFAQPTAPLDGKALALDRSKGNCITCHEFKGGDFPGSIGPELSDMKARFPNRKELTAIIEDESARNPQTVMPPFGRNLILTDKEISAIVDFLYQL; encoded by the coding sequence ATGCATTTTAATCGTCTTCATCTCGCAACTGCAGCAACCCTGATTGTGCTGTCTGCGCCTGTTGCGGCTTTCGCCCAACCGACGGCGCCGCTCGATGGCAAGGCGCTGGCGCTCGATCGCAGCAAGGGCAATTGCATTACTTGCCACGAGTTCAAGGGCGGCGATTTTCCGGGCTCCATCGGTCCGGAGCTCAGCGACATGAAAGCGCGCTTCCCGAACCGCAAGGAATTGACCGCGATCATCGAAGACGAGTCCGCGCGCAATCCACAGACAGTCATGCCGCCTTTCGGCCGCAACCTTATTCTGACTGATAAAGAAATCTCGGCGATCGTCGACTTTCTCTATCAGCTCTAA
- a CDS encoding c-type cytochrome: MSSLANVRPVMFAAALLAANAVPAIAAGAHKPFGYGTPATPEQIKGWDIDARGEDGKGLPPGKGDVNHGAEVFADQCAVCHGTFGEGEGRYPKLAGGNGTLTADRPEPTVGSYWPFAPTLWDYINRAMPFTSPRTLSADDVYALTAYVLNLNNIVPADFVADKDSLPKVKMPNHDSFSWQDPRPDTAMKPCMTKCVDPSTLKIVSTAEGQSLTPRTTGPLDDMQPK; the protein is encoded by the coding sequence ATGTCCAGCTTGGCTAACGTGCGTCCTGTGATGTTCGCGGCCGCTTTGCTGGCGGCAAACGCTGTGCCCGCGATTGCGGCGGGAGCTCACAAGCCGTTCGGCTACGGCACGCCTGCGACGCCCGAGCAGATCAAGGGCTGGGATATCGACGCGCGCGGCGAGGACGGCAAGGGATTGCCGCCCGGCAAGGGCGACGTGAACCACGGAGCCGAGGTTTTCGCCGATCAGTGCGCGGTTTGTCACGGGACCTTCGGCGAGGGTGAGGGGCGCTATCCCAAGCTCGCGGGCGGCAACGGAACGCTCACTGCAGATCGTCCTGAACCGACCGTCGGCAGCTACTGGCCGTTCGCTCCCACCCTTTGGGATTACATCAATCGCGCTATGCCGTTCACTTCGCCGCGCACCCTGTCGGCAGACGATGTGTACGCGCTGACGGCCTATGTCCTGAATCTCAATAATATTGTTCCGGCCGATTTTGTCGCCGACAAAGATTCCTTGCCAAAAGTTAAAATGCCTAACCATGATAGCTTTAGTTGGCAGGATCCTCGCCCGGATACGGCAATGAAGCCTTGCATGACGAAGTGTGTTGATCCATCAACACTGAAGATTGTTTCGACGGCTGAAGGACAGAGCCTGACGCCACGGACCACCGGTCCGCTCGATGATATGCAACCGAAGTAA
- the soxC gene encoding sulfite dehydrogenase yields MPFSSLEDARKASLAAGSERVQIPRRHLLKMAGAAAGAALLNGSTARADDAAPPAENEWSQSIGAGVVDRPYGKPSDEQAGVIRRNVPWLTAGTESSISFSPLQSLHGIITPNGLFFERYHAGRPDVEADKHRLMIHGLVDRPLILTMKDIMRFPSTSRIHFIECPANGGMEWRGAQLNSLQFTHGMVSCAEWVGVKLSTLLEEVGLKKEAKWILVEGADGAHMARSLPLDKCLDDCLVVYAQNGEALRPEQGYPLRLIVPGWEGNVSVKWLRRIKVGDKPWYTREETSKYTDLMPDGKSRGFTWLIDAKSVITFPCPEVPLSGPGLYEIRGLAWTGNGRIKEVHVSTDGGANWQQAELKEPVLSKALTRFTFPWRWDGKPAFLESRAVDETGFVQPTLAALRKVRGTNSVYHNNSIQTWQVKPDGSVYDVQLG; encoded by the coding sequence GTGCCTTTCTCTTCATTGGAGGATGCCCGTAAGGCGTCCTTGGCTGCTGGGTCGGAGCGTGTCCAGATCCCCAGGCGGCATTTGCTGAAAATGGCTGGAGCCGCCGCAGGCGCGGCCCTGCTCAATGGCTCGACTGCGCGCGCGGATGACGCGGCGCCGCCGGCCGAGAACGAATGGTCGCAGTCCATCGGGGCCGGCGTTGTCGATCGGCCCTACGGCAAGCCCTCGGATGAGCAGGCCGGCGTGATCCGCCGCAACGTGCCCTGGCTCACGGCCGGCACCGAATCCTCGATCAGTTTCTCGCCGCTGCAGAGCCTGCATGGCATCATCACCCCCAACGGCCTGTTCTTCGAACGCTACCATGCGGGTCGCCCCGACGTCGAAGCCGACAAGCATCGTTTGATGATTCACGGGCTGGTGGATCGCCCGCTGATCCTGACGATGAAGGACATCATGCGGTTTCCGTCGACGTCCCGTATCCATTTCATTGAATGCCCTGCCAATGGTGGCATGGAATGGCGCGGCGCGCAGCTCAACTCGCTGCAGTTCACGCACGGCATGGTGAGCTGCGCGGAATGGGTTGGCGTGAAGCTCTCAACGCTGCTCGAAGAGGTTGGTCTGAAGAAGGAAGCGAAGTGGATTCTCGTTGAGGGCGCGGACGGCGCCCACATGGCGCGAAGCCTGCCGCTCGACAAATGTCTCGACGACTGTCTCGTGGTCTATGCGCAGAACGGCGAAGCGCTGCGGCCGGAGCAGGGTTATCCGCTGCGTTTGATCGTTCCCGGCTGGGAAGGCAATGTCAGCGTGAAGTGGTTGCGGCGTATCAAGGTGGGCGACAAGCCCTGGTACACCCGCGAGGAAACCTCGAAATACACCGACCTGATGCCGGACGGAAAATCGCGCGGTTTCACCTGGCTGATCGACGCCAAGTCGGTGATTACGTTCCCGTGCCCGGAGGTGCCGCTGAGCGGACCGGGTCTCTACGAGATCCGCGGTCTCGCCTGGACCGGCAACGGCAGGATCAAGGAAGTTCACGTCTCCACCGATGGTGGCGCGAACTGGCAGCAGGCCGAGCTGAAGGAGCCGGTGCTCTCGAAGGCGCTCACGCGCTTTACGTTTCCGTGGCGCTGGGACGGCAAGCCCGCCTTCCTCGAATCGCGCGCGGTCGACGAAACCGGCTTTGTGCAGCCGACGCTCGCTGCGCTGCGAAAGGTTCGCGGCACGAATTCCGTCTACCACAACAACTCGATCCAGACCTGGCAGGTGAAGCCCGATGGGAGCGTTTACGATGTCCAGCTTGGCTAA
- a CDS encoding ArsR/SmtB family transcription factor — translation MTTALAAKTRATKLRPDQILEQQAREVSRLLSVLANENRLLIVCYLMMRNEMKVGELVDALHLSQSALSQHLTKLREEGLVEFRRESQTLYYKIADERVTKLVKVLKKLYCDDAI, via the coding sequence ATGACTACGGCTCTCGCTGCGAAGACGCGCGCGACTAAGTTACGTCCCGATCAAATATTGGAACAGCAGGCGCGCGAGGTCTCCCGACTCCTGAGCGTGCTTGCGAACGAAAATCGCCTGCTGATCGTTTGCTATCTCATGATGCGAAACGAAATGAAGGTCGGCGAGTTGGTCGACGCATTGCATCTCAGCCAATCGGCACTCTCCCAGCATCTTACCAAGCTGCGCGAAGAAGGACTTGTCGAATTCCGGCGCGAGTCGCAAACGCTCTACTACAAAATCGCCGATGAGCGCGTGACCAAGCTCGTCAAGGTTCTCAAGAAGCTGTACTGCGACGACGCCATATGA
- a CDS encoding MBL fold metallo-hydrolase — protein sequence MKNLLRVTVLAWAMLPAALLAQSKTPDYAPLDRPITVDQVPGKDIFYSIGSPGIPGKANEGNTSNAGYVVTPEGVVVFDALGTPSLGWALLQDIRKRTDKDIRYMVVSHYHADHIYGLQAFRDHSRAIIIAQENSADYTENRETADERADERLDQRRDALAPWVDEHTRIIPPDIIFDDRLTISLGGKHFSLIFAGPAHSKSDIMMMVEPDGVLFAGDIVQNGRIPFMNSDDVSTAHWLKALDDVRTLNPKYIIPGHGKPSEAAQEAIAFTRDYILYVRKAMSEAVANWVDFDTAYNSTDWSKYKGYPAFESNNRGNAYRIFLELESSQFKK from the coding sequence ATGAAGAATTTGCTGCGCGTAACCGTACTGGCGTGGGCGATGTTGCCCGCCGCCCTGCTCGCTCAAAGCAAGACGCCGGATTACGCGCCGCTCGACCGGCCCATTACGGTGGATCAGGTTCCCGGCAAGGATATTTTCTACAGCATCGGCAGCCCCGGCATTCCGGGCAAGGCCAACGAGGGCAACACCTCCAACGCCGGCTATGTTGTAACGCCGGAAGGCGTCGTCGTATTCGACGCACTCGGCACGCCCTCGCTCGGCTGGGCGCTGCTGCAGGACATCCGCAAGCGGACCGATAAGGACATCCGCTACATGGTGGTCAGCCACTATCACGCCGACCATATCTACGGCCTGCAGGCGTTTCGCGATCACAGCCGCGCCATCATCATCGCGCAAGAAAATTCAGCCGATTATACCGAGAACAGGGAAACCGCCGACGAGCGCGCGGACGAACGGCTCGATCAACGTCGCGACGCACTTGCCCCGTGGGTCGACGAGCACACGCGGATTATCCCGCCCGATATCATCTTCGACGACAGGCTCACGATTTCGCTTGGCGGCAAGCATTTCTCGCTGATTTTCGCGGGGCCCGCGCATTCCAAGAGCGACATCATGATGATGGTCGAGCCCGACGGCGTGCTGTTCGCGGGCGACATCGTTCAGAACGGCCGCATTCCGTTCATGAACAGCGACGACGTCAGCACCGCGCACTGGCTCAAGGCGCTGGACGATGTGCGCACGCTCAATCCCAAATATATCATCCCGGGGCACGGCAAGCCGTCCGAGGCTGCGCAGGAAGCTATTGCGTTCACCCGCGATTACATCCTGTATGTGCGCAAGGCGATGAGCGAGGCGGTTGCGAACTGGGTCGATTTCGACACCGCCTACAATTCGACGGACTGGTCCAAGTACAAAGGCTACCCGGCGTTCGAAAGCAACAACCGGGGCAACGCGTATCGCATTTTCCTGGAGCTTGAATCGTCTCAGTTCAAGAAATAG
- the soxZ gene encoding thiosulfate oxidation carrier complex protein SoxZ, with product MTSTIRIQAHLIGDVTEVQALIKHPMDSGFAKDADNKLIPAHYIETLSFEHNGKVVFAADWGPMVARQPYVKFSFKGGKAGDAVTARWTDSNRVVDSTKTTIRID from the coding sequence ATGACGTCGACTATCCGGATACAGGCCCATCTGATTGGCGATGTGACCGAGGTTCAGGCCTTGATCAAGCACCCGATGGATTCCGGATTCGCCAAGGACGCCGACAACAAACTCATTCCCGCGCACTACATCGAAACTCTCAGTTTCGAGCATAACGGCAAGGTCGTCTTCGCCGCGGACTGGGGACCAATGGTGGCGCGGCAGCCCTACGTCAAATTCTCCTTCAAGGGAGGCAAGGCGGGCGACGCTGTCACGGCGCGATGGACCGACAGCAACCGTGTCGTGGACAGCACGAAGACGACGATCAGGATCGACTAG
- a CDS encoding c-type cytochrome: MRWIVAAATLVAFAGAAHAEGGDPAKGEQAFKVCMACHAIGPGAKNKVGPELNGVVGRKWGTAEGYNYSADLAAGKDQNKVWDEASLDNYLTNPKTLAPHGKMSFPGISQAGKRADVIAFLKQFDASGNKK; the protein is encoded by the coding sequence ATGCGTTGGATCGTTGCTGCTGCCACCCTTGTCGCCTTTGCAGGCGCCGCTCATGCCGAAGGCGGTGATCCGGCCAAGGGCGAGCAGGCTTTCAAGGTTTGCATGGCCTGCCATGCGATCGGCCCCGGTGCCAAGAATAAAGTCGGTCCCGAGCTGAACGGTGTCGTGGGACGCAAATGGGGCACGGCCGAGGGCTACAACTATTCGGCGGATCTCGCAGCCGGCAAGGACCAGAACAAGGTCTGGGACGAAGCGTCGCTCGACAATTATCTGACCAATCCGAAGACTCTCGCGCCGCATGGCAAGATGTCGTTTCCAGGCATTTCGCAGGCCGGAAAGCGCGCCGACGTGATCGCTTTCCTCAAGCAGTTCGACGCCAGCGGCAACAAGAAGTAA
- a CDS encoding gamma-glutamyltransferase family protein — translation MTGFSQHALKVNAARRVPGDPLSSSPATGGPQLAQSRTGMVTSPHTLASEAGAKVLREGGNAIEAAIAMGAVIAVTYPHFCGIGGDAIWMIADAQGRNTVLLGLGQAAENLPHYKEPIAARGAPSTVVSAGAVDSWRQAYNYSLDHWSKDKGTAKSFASLLEPAILYAERGFPVTASQLFWTSFREKELAGWPGFSELFLPGGKAPKPGDLFVQKNLARSLKQIARNGAREFYEGELAARIGKGLQSVGSPLTAADLAKTFSRQEQAVSLEYRDVTLLAPPPPTQGITTLEIMGILNELGFAGVEEGSAEYYHRCVEAVKQAFLDRDGIADPDFAAADIAQRLAKSRLKDKAAAITAQAMQWPHLFRTGDTVYFAATDAQGCSVSILQSTYFDWGSGVVAGDTGVLWQNRGAAFSIDPRSPNAIAPGKRPFYTLNPGLAMKNGKPHVLYGTQGADGQPQTLTVLLTRLLDYGLDPLAALTRPRFLLGKTFSDSRDTLKLEESVGAATAEELAARGHETSMISANSPLGGQAGAIVIHDDGLIEGAHDPRSDGLAIGL, via the coding sequence ATGACAGGTTTTTCCCAGCACGCGTTGAAGGTGAACGCCGCTCGGCGTGTGCCGGGAGACCCATTGTCGTCATCTCCTGCTACGGGCGGCCCGCAACTGGCGCAATCCCGCACCGGAATGGTGACGAGTCCGCATACACTTGCCAGTGAGGCGGGCGCGAAAGTCCTCCGCGAAGGTGGCAACGCGATCGAGGCCGCGATTGCGATGGGCGCAGTGATCGCTGTGACCTATCCGCATTTCTGCGGCATCGGTGGCGATGCGATCTGGATGATCGCGGACGCGCAGGGCCGCAACACGGTTCTACTCGGATTGGGGCAAGCTGCGGAGAATCTGCCGCATTACAAGGAGCCGATCGCAGCACGCGGCGCGCCATCGACGGTTGTCAGTGCGGGCGCAGTGGATTCCTGGCGTCAGGCCTACAATTATTCGCTCGATCATTGGTCGAAGGATAAAGGCACGGCGAAAAGTTTTGCCTCGCTGCTGGAGCCTGCGATCCTTTATGCGGAGCGGGGCTTTCCGGTCACGGCGTCGCAGTTGTTCTGGACGTCATTCCGGGAGAAAGAACTCGCCGGTTGGCCGGGATTTTCCGAATTGTTTCTGCCTGGCGGCAAGGCGCCGAAGCCCGGCGACCTGTTCGTGCAGAAAAATCTCGCGCGCAGCTTGAAGCAGATCGCGCGTAACGGCGCCCGCGAATTCTATGAAGGCGAACTGGCCGCACGGATCGGAAAGGGCCTGCAGAGCGTCGGATCGCCGCTGACGGCCGCCGACCTTGCGAAAACCTTCAGCCGTCAGGAGCAGGCGGTGTCGCTGGAATACCGGGACGTGACCTTGCTCGCGCCGCCGCCGCCGACGCAGGGCATTACGACGCTGGAAATCATGGGCATCCTCAACGAGCTCGGCTTCGCTGGCGTCGAGGAGGGGAGCGCAGAGTATTATCATCGCTGCGTCGAAGCGGTGAAGCAGGCCTTTCTCGATCGTGACGGCATTGCCGATCCGGATTTTGCCGCCGCCGACATCGCGCAACGCCTTGCGAAATCCCGGCTCAAGGACAAGGCGGCTGCGATCACAGCGCAGGCGATGCAGTGGCCGCATCTGTTCCGTACCGGCGATACGGTCTATTTCGCTGCAACCGACGCGCAGGGCTGCAGCGTCAGCATTCTGCAGAGCACTTATTTCGATTGGGGCAGCGGTGTCGTCGCCGGCGACACCGGCGTGCTCTGGCAGAACCGTGGAGCCGCGTTCAGCATCGATCCGCGCAGCCCGAATGCCATCGCGCCGGGCAAGCGCCCATTCTACACGCTCAATCCCGGCCTCGCGATGAAGAACGGCAAACCGCATGTTCTGTACGGCACGCAGGGCGCGGACGGCCAGCCACAGACGCTGACGGTGCTGTTGACCCGGCTGCTCGATTACGGACTCGATCCGCTCGCCGCCCTGACGCGGCCGCGCTTCCTGCTCGGCAAGACGTTTTCCGATAGTCGGGACACGCTGAAGCTGGAGGAGAGTGTCGGCGCGGCGACTGCTGAGGAGTTGGCTGCGCGCGGCCACGAAACGAGCATGATCTCGGCGAACAGTCCGTTGGGAGGGCAGGCCGGAGCCATCGTCATTCATGACGATGGGTTGATTGAGGGTGCCCACGATCCACGCAGCGACGGATTGGCGATCGGTTTGTAA
- a CDS encoding DUF1097 domain-containing protein: MNKLPAEIVASLLAVTTIFIAMTSFHFPPWAIFITWAATFAAGGPTSAVMKKFYPTMAIGGFFACAIVVCFKIASQYFTGNAYIVAECVILFTLNGTMMSLGRISTFSFIPGMFFGFASFFATYFGKFGPIPGDPYAALFASLAMNALGPIYAWLTATFGAHHHHAAEENSSSRVKEAVS; encoded by the coding sequence ATGAACAAGCTACCAGCAGAAATTGTCGCGTCGCTGCTCGCAGTGACCACTATCTTCATCGCCATGACCTCGTTCCACTTCCCACCGTGGGCGATCTTCATCACTTGGGCCGCGACCTTCGCGGCCGGCGGACCGACGTCTGCAGTGATGAAGAAGTTCTATCCGACGATGGCGATCGGCGGCTTCTTCGCCTGCGCCATCGTGGTGTGCTTCAAGATCGCCTCGCAGTATTTCACTGGCAATGCCTATATCGTGGCGGAATGCGTGATCCTGTTCACGCTTAACGGGACAATGATGTCGCTCGGGCGCATTTCGACGTTCAGCTTCATTCCCGGCATGTTCTTCGGCTTCGCCTCGTTCTTCGCCACTTACTTCGGAAAGTTCGGTCCTATTCCGGGTGATCCGTATGCGGCGCTGTTTGCTTCGCTGGCGATGAATGCACTCGGCCCGATCTATGCGTGGCTCACCGCGACATTCGGTGCTCACCATCATCATGCTGCGGAGGAGAACTCTTCCTCTCGCGTTAAAGAAGCCGTGTCGTAA
- a CDS encoding amidohydrolase family protein — MDMIIRRVRIEDDKPLVDIGIKDGRIAAIEEQLDRTGTEEIDAGGCVALPGFIEAHLHLEKAFLHRRMPARLGTLEEAIRVTGILKSKQERKDVLERSRRVLDMAITSGTTLIRAHPDVDPIQNLIGVETAVELREEYRDLIDLQIVAFPQEGILKTPGVVELMEKAIELGADVVGGCPYNEVSWDDTKKHIDTVFAMAMKHNLPVDMHADFSDDASDQRFMSAEYTARKTIETGYQGRVALGHVTSPGSLEPEKLKPLIDLLREADIAIITLPATDVYLGGRKDVVNQRRGLTPVRALRAGGVNVAYASNNVRNAFTPFGKADPLVIGNMLAHLIQFGTPDHQAEILKMSTTDAARAVGIGKDYGLAVGKPADLMILDTQVVADALLDIPARSWVFKRGRVAAMTKHETKICRTCGHAHAEPHAHAKTKKTASATH, encoded by the coding sequence ATGGATATGATTATCCGCAGGGTCCGGATCGAAGACGACAAGCCGCTCGTCGATATCGGAATCAAGGATGGCCGCATCGCGGCCATCGAGGAACAACTCGACCGAACCGGCACGGAAGAAATCGATGCAGGGGGCTGCGTCGCATTGCCTGGTTTCATCGAGGCTCACCTGCACCTCGAAAAAGCATTTCTCCACCGCCGTATGCCGGCTCGTTTGGGCACGCTCGAGGAAGCAATCCGCGTCACCGGCATCCTGAAATCCAAACAGGAACGCAAGGACGTGCTGGAGCGTTCGCGCCGGGTGCTGGACATGGCGATCACGAGCGGCACGACGCTGATCCGGGCGCATCCTGATGTCGATCCGATCCAGAACCTGATCGGCGTCGAGACAGCGGTTGAACTGCGCGAGGAATATCGCGATCTGATCGATCTGCAGATCGTTGCTTTTCCGCAGGAAGGCATTCTCAAGACGCCGGGTGTCGTCGAATTGATGGAAAAGGCGATTGAGCTTGGCGCTGATGTGGTCGGCGGTTGTCCCTACAACGAAGTGTCCTGGGACGATACCAAAAAGCACATCGACACAGTGTTCGCGATGGCGATGAAGCATAACTTGCCGGTCGATATGCATGCCGATTTCTCGGACGATGCAAGCGACCAGCGCTTTATGTCCGCGGAATACACCGCTCGCAAAACCATTGAGACCGGTTATCAGGGCCGTGTTGCGCTTGGCCATGTGACGAGCCCCGGTTCGCTCGAGCCGGAGAAACTGAAGCCCCTGATCGATCTTCTGCGGGAAGCGGACATCGCCATCATCACCTTGCCGGCGACCGACGTTTACCTCGGCGGCCGCAAGGATGTCGTGAACCAGCGTCGCGGCCTCACGCCGGTGCGGGCCTTGCGGGCGGGCGGCGTCAATGTCGCCTATGCGTCGAACAATGTTCGCAACGCCTTCACGCCGTTCGGCAAGGCCGACCCACTCGTGATCGGCAATATGCTCGCGCATCTGATTCAGTTTGGCACGCCGGATCACCAGGCGGAAATTCTTAAGATGAGCACGACCGATGCGGCCCGCGCGGTCGGTATCGGCAAGGATTACGGCCTCGCTGTCGGCAAGCCTGCGGATCTGATGATCCTCGATACGCAGGTTGTTGCCGATGCGCTTCTCGACATCCCGGCGCGCTCCTGGGTGTTCAAGCGCGGCCGCGTCGCTGCGATGACGAAACATGAGACGAAGATTTGCCGCACTTGCGGCCATGCCCATGCGGAGCCGCACGCTCACGCCAAAACCAAGAAGACGGCTTCAGCAACACACTAA
- a CDS encoding response regulator transcription factor: MIRLVLADDHAIFREGLKQILAEHDDLEIVGEATNGQELLALLSSPCDVVLLDLSMPGRSGIALLTDVVAKIGSGRVIVLSMHDEHQYVIESLKAGAAGYVTKNSASQQLIQAIRKVANDEMFVSATATQAAPSKVPPEDEPHRRLTPREREIFDLLVDGRKISDIARKLDLSVKTVSTHKTNILLKFDAATVVDLVHYAMRHGLGPGPV, translated from the coding sequence ATGATCCGACTTGTCCTCGCCGACGACCATGCGATCTTCCGCGAAGGTCTGAAGCAGATTCTGGCCGAGCACGACGACCTCGAAATCGTCGGCGAGGCCACCAATGGGCAGGAGCTTCTCGCTCTGTTGTCCTCGCCCTGCGATGTTGTCCTGCTCGATCTGTCGATGCCGGGACGCAGCGGCATTGCGTTGCTGACCGATGTGGTGGCGAAGATTGGAAGCGGGCGGGTGATCGTGCTCAGCATGCACGACGAGCATCAATATGTGATCGAATCTCTCAAGGCAGGCGCGGCCGGCTACGTCACCAAGAACAGCGCCAGCCAGCAGTTGATTCAGGCGATCCGCAAGGTCGCCAATGATGAGATGTTCGTCAGCGCAACGGCGACGCAGGCGGCCCCTTCGAAGGTGCCGCCCGAAGACGAGCCGCATCGTCGCCTGACGCCGCGCGAACGGGAGATTTTCGATCTGCTGGTCGATGGCCGCAAGATCTCTGACATCGCCCGCAAGCTTGACCTCAGCGTCAAGACAGTGAGCACGCACAAGACCAATATTCTGCTCAAATTCGATGCCGCGACAGTGGTGGATCTCGTCCACTACGCAATGCGCCACGGTCTGGGGCCGGGTCCGGTCTAG